The genomic stretch TTATTATGTTAATGGGGCTTTTTGGATCGGGAAAAACAACAACAACAGGTAAATTAGCCAAATATTTTATGAAAAGGGGTTATAAGGTTGCTTTAGTTGGTTTAGATATCCACAGACCTGCTGCTCTTGATCAACTCGAGCAGATTGGTAATCAAGTAAATGCTCCAGTTTTTATCGACCGCAAGCTAAAGGATCCTGTTTTAATTTGGCGTACCTATGCTCCATCACTGGAAAAATATGACCTTGTTTTAATTGACACCGCAGGCCGAGATGCTCTTTCTGCCGATCTTATCGAAGAAATTGAAGCCCTACAGGCAGTTATCCAGCCTCACGAAAATATTTTGGTCTTAAGTGCAGATATTGGTCAGGCAGCCCAAAAACAGGCACAACAATTTCATGCCTCTTGCGGCATTACTGGCGTTATTATCACGAAAATGGATGGCACGGCAAAAGGAGGGGGAGCCTTAACCGCTTGTGCGGTAACCGGGGCGCCAGTAACATTCATCGGGGTCGGAGAAAAACTTGATGACCTTGAAGAGTTCCGTCCCGAAGGCTTTGTTTCCCGACTTCTTGGTATGGGAGACTTAGAAGCATTACTTGAAAAGGCACAAGAAGTTATGGATGAGGAAGAAGCAAAGGATTTGGGTAAAAAATTCCTCAAGGGGCAGTTCAATCTTCTTGATTTGTACGAGCAGATGGCTGCTATGAAACAGATGGGTCCGCTCTCCAAGGTCCTTGAGATGGTTCCTGGCTTTGGTCAGCTTCAGTTACCTAAGGATATGCTCCAAGTGCAGGAGGGAAAACTGGAGAAATGGCGTTACCTCATGGATTCTTGTACAAAAGAGGAACTCGAAGATCCGGAAATAATAAGTACCGGAAGGGTTGAACGTATTGCTCAAGGTTCAGGAACCTCTCCCAGTGAAGTACGAGAACTCTTAAAGCAGTACAAACAAAGCAAGAAAATGGTCAAAATGCTCGGCGGTTCATCAGGGTCACCAAAGGAGATGGAAAAAATGATGAAAAAACTCCAGAAAGGTACCCCTCA from Candidatus Woesearchaeota archaeon encodes the following:
- the ffh gene encoding signal recognition particle protein, giving the protein MVLDSLSSSLKTTLKKIANALFVDEKLVNELIKDIQRALLQSDVNVQLVFDLSKKIKQRALEEKHPPGLSKKEYLIKIVYEELVIFLGKEGSKIEIKQKPYFIMLMGLFGSGKTTTTGKLAKYFMKRGYKVALVGLDIHRPAALDQLEQIGNQVNAPVFIDRKLKDPVLIWRTYAPSLEKYDLVLIDTAGRDALSADLIEEIEALQAVIQPHENILVLSADIGQAAQKQAQQFHASCGITGVIITKMDGTAKGGGALTACAVTGAPVTFIGVGEKLDDLEEFRPEGFVSRLLGMGDLEALLEKAQEVMDEEEAKDLGKKFLKGQFNLLDLYEQMAAMKQMGPLSKVLEMVPGFGQLQLPKDMLQVQEGKLEKWRYLMDSCTKEELEDPEIISTGRVERIAQGSGTSPSEVRELLKQYKQSKKMVKMLGGSSGSPKEMEKMMKKLQKGTPQVRYSSR